The Silurus meridionalis isolate SWU-2019-XX chromosome 16, ASM1480568v1, whole genome shotgun sequence genome has a segment encoding these proteins:
- the prkcbp1l gene encoding protein kinase C binding protein 1, like isoform X6 produces the protein MQPQSLAEEEIKTVSDVVEEMDVSEPPKVSDLGSADATLASQKRKAPSPPHSSNGHSPSDTSPSAVKKKRKPGLGISNNKDQDGRNDFYCWMCHREGQVLCCELCPRVYHAKCLKLAAEPEGDWFCPECEKITVAECIESQSKAMTMLNLEQLSYLLKFALQKMKQPGTEPFQKPVSLEQHPDYAEYIFNPMDLCTLEKNIKKKMYGCTEAFLADVKWILHNCIIYNGGNHKLTATAKVIVKICEHEMNEIEVCPECYLSACQKRDNWFCEPCSPPHPLVWAKLKGFPFWPAKALRDKDGQVDARFFGQHDRAWVPINNCYLMSKEIPFSVKKTKSIFNSAMQEMEVYVENVRKKHSVFNYAPFRTPYTPNNLFQMLLDPSNPRKGTVMPEKQDKIKFNFDMTASPRTSMGKSVGHRMSDIPRSPMSTNSSVHTGSDLEQDVSEKGTRIPSSHYSTGEDSMDCTASPACLKTTGSPKPILTTPLKQERMQNAASILNLNLDRIKAEMDLKELSETVQQQQQQSPSVLLTSPRKTTRSLDKTIESCKAQLGIDEISEDVYQGVDHSDTDDSDKSDSSDSEYASEEEPNLKNATKNEDHEDVVLKNKKRPRPTSSQPQNNKNQSQNVTEKLASEPPLKKRTGGVSEKEGQEKPRVNQQTQSHREKPAAGREGKAGTVDADSDSERELVIDLGEEHGGKERKKPKKEASSLSNSTTKDNAAIKTEGKAVATASPSVSPSTVLSASSTNPSATQSALKTPNSTSAPPVTPASTTSAPATTAATNSSTSTMVRKQRPLLPKETAQSGQASVVWNQTGSKIQTSSPKWHLQKVQKQQHGSQSQSTAASSNATRYQTRQSAKAVQQKEPSSGPSSSVLAGDFLIPPASADVAADIAKYTSKIMDAIKGTMNEMYSDLSKSTTGNTIAEIRRLRIEIEKLQWLHQQELSEMKHNLELTMAEMRQSLEQERERLVSEVKKQMEVEKQQAVDETKKKQWCANCKKEAIFYCCWNTSYCDYPCQQAHWPEHMKSCTQSDSPVSFNLLKHTATASQQEPEEEASTVPVPKTSGQSPKTQHSSPANKSSPTHKTPSPTTDNTKASSAVSVS, from the exons ATGCAGCCACAGAG CTTGGCTGAGGAAGAGATCAAGACAGTGTCTGATGTGGTTGAAGAGATGGATGTATCAGAACCACCTAAAG TTTCTGATTTAGGATCAGCAGATGCAACACTGGCAAGTCAAAAACGGAAAGCACCCAGTCCCCCACACTCCTCTAATGGCCATTCGCCATCTGACACATCACCCAGTGCTGTCAAGAAGAAAAGGAAACCTGGCCTAGGCATCAGCAACAATAAAGATCAG gatggaaggaatgactTCTACTGTTGGATGTGCCACCGTGAAGGCCAGGTGCTCTGCTGTGAGCTCTGCCCACGTGTGTACCATGCCAAGTGCCTCAAACTGGCCGCTGAGCCTGAAGGCGACTGGTTCTGTCCAGAGTGTGAG AAAATAACAGTAGCAGAATGCATCGAGAGTCAAAGCAAGGCAATGACCATGCTGAATCTGGAACAACTGTCTTACTTGTTGAAGTTTGCCCTGCAGAAAATGAAGCAGCCAGGG ACAGAGCCATTTCAGAAACCAGTCTCTCTGGAGCAGCATCCTGACTATGCTGAGTACATCTTCAACCCGATGGACCTGTGTACCTTAGAGAAG AATATTAAAAAGAAGATGTACGGCTGCACCGAGGCATTTTTGGCAGACGTAAAATGGATCCTGCAcaactgtattatttataacgGCG GAAATCATAAACTTACTGCAACAGCAAAGGTTATTGTCAAGATCTGTGAACATGAG ATGAACGAAATTGAAGTTTGTCCAGAGTGCTACCTGTCAGCTTGCCAAAAGCGAGACAACTGGTTCTGTGAACCATGT TCTCCACCCCATCCACTGGTGTGGGCTAAGCTGAAAGGTTTTCCTTTCTGGCCTGCTAAAGCTCTGAGGGACAAAGATGGCCAGGTAGATGCTCGGTTCTTTGGCCAACATGACAG agCCTGGGTGCCCATTAACAACTGCTACCTCATGTCAAAAGAGATTCCCTTCTCTGTAAAGAAGACTAAGAGCATCTTCAACAGTGCAATGCAAGAGATGGAGGTTTACGTGGAAAATGTACGCAAGAAGCACAGCGTGTTTAATTACGCCCCGTTCAGAACACCGTATACACCCAACAACCTGTTCCAGATGCTGCTGGACCCAAGTAACCCCAGGAAAGGTACAGTAATGCCAGAGAAACAGGACAAGATCAAGTTCAACTTTGACATGACTGCATCTCCCAGGACATCAATGGGTAAAAGTGTGGGACACAGGATGAGTGACATACCCAGGTCTCCAATGAGCACCAATTCCTCAGTCCACACAGGGTCAGACCTTGAGCAGGATGTTTCGGAGAAAGGAACAAGAATCCCATCTAGCCACTACAGCACTGGGGAAGACTCTATGGATTGTACAG CATCTCCAGCATGTCTGAAGACCACAGGTAGCCCAAAACCAATCCTAACGACACCTCTTAAACAGGAGAGAATGCAGAATGCAGCCAGTATCCTCAACCTAAATCTTG ATCGCATTAAGGCAGAAATGGACCTGAAGGAGCTGAGTGAGACTgtacagcaacagcagcagcaaagcCCATCAGTACTTCTTACCTCCCCCAGAAAAACCACCAGAAGTCTGGATAAGACCATAGAAAGCTGCAAGGCCCAACTAG gGATCGATGAAATATCTGAGGATGTGTACCAAGGCGTGGATCACAGTGACACTGATGATTCTGACAAGTCTGACTCCAGTGACAGCGAGTATGCAAGCGAAGAGGAGCCGAACCTGAAAAACGCAACAAAGAATGAAGACCACGAAGATGTCgtccttaaaaacaaaaaaagacccaGGCCTACATCTTCACAACcgcaaaacaataaaaaccagTCTCAGAATGTGACTGAGAAGCTGGCTTCGGAGCCTCCACTGAAAAAGAGAACTGGAGGTGTTTCGGAAAAAGAAGGCCAGGAAAAGCCCAGGGTAAACCAACAGACCCAGTCACACAGAGAGAAACCTGCAGCTGGCCGCGAAGGAAAGGCTGGAACTGTGGATGCAGATTCCGACTCGGAAAGAGAACTTGTGATTGACCTTGGTGAGGAGcatggaggaaaagagaggaagaaaccaaaaaaagaagCTTCATCATTATCCAACTCTACGACCAAAGACAATGCAGCCATTAAAACTGAAG gaAAGGCTGTGGCAACTGCCAGTCCGTCAGTCTCTCCATCTACAGTACTGTCTGCGTCATCCACCAACCCCAGTGCTACTCAGTCAGCCTTAAAGACACCAAACAGCACCTCTGCCCCACCCGTTACCCCTGCCAGCACCACCTCTGCACCAGCAACTACTGCAGCAACAAATTCCTCTACGTCTACTATGGTAAGGAAACAGCGCCCTCTGCTGCCAAAGGAGACAGCACAGTCTGGTCAGGCATCCGTGGTTTGGAACCAGACGGGGAGTAAAATCCAGACATCCTCTCCAAAATGGCACCTGCAGAAGGTTCAGAAGCAGCAACATGGCTCACAGTCTCAAAGCACAGCAGCTTCCAGCAATGCCACCCGTTACCAGACCAGGCAGTCTGCTAAAG CTGTCCAGCAAAAAGAGCCCTCGTCTGGGCCCTCCAGTTCAGTCCTGGCTGGggacttccttattccacccgCCTCTGCTGATGTAGCAGCTGATATCGCCAAGTACACCTCTAAA ATAATGGATGCCATTAAAGGAACAATGAATGAGATGTACAGCGACCTATCCAAAAGCACAACAGGAAACACTATTGCTGAG ATACGACGGTTGCGAATCGAGATTGAGAAGCTCCAATGGCTGCATCAGCAAGAGCTTTCGGAAATGAAGCATAATCTGG AACTGACTATGGCAGAGATGAGACAAAGTTTGGAGCAAGAGCGGGAAAGGCTTGTGTCGGAGGTAAAGAAGCAGATGGAGGTGGAAAAACAGCAGGCTGTGGATGAAACCAAGAAGAAGCAGTGGTGTGCCAACTGTAAGAAGGAGGCCATTTTCTACTGCTGTTGGAATACCAGCTACTGTGATTATCCCTGCCAACAAGCGCACTGGCCTGAACACATGAAATCCTGCACGCAGTCCG attcccCGGTTTCTTTCAACCTACTAAAACATACTG CCACTGCATCACAGCAGGAGCCAGAGGAAGAGGCCTCTACAGTTCCGGTACCAAAAACCTCAGGACAATCACCTAAAACCCAGCATTCTTCGCCAGCCAACAAAAGTTCACCAACACACAAAACCCCTTCACCCACTACAGACAACACTAAAGCAAGCTCCGCAGTCTCGGTTTCCTAA
- the prkcbp1l gene encoding protein kinase C binding protein 1, like isoform X5 — MDVSEPPKVSDLGSADATLASQKRKAPSPPHSSNGHSPSDTSPSAVKKKRKPGLGISNNKDQCELRHGPFYYVKQPALTADPVDVVPQDGRNDFYCWMCHREGQVLCCELCPRVYHAKCLKLAAEPEGDWFCPECEKITVAECIESQSKAMTMLNLEQLSYLLKFALQKMKQPGTEPFQKPVSLEQHPDYAEYIFNPMDLCTLEKNIKKKMYGCTEAFLADVKWILHNCIIYNGGNHKLTATAKVIVKICEHEMNEIEVCPECYLSACQKRDNWFCEPCSPPHPLVWAKLKGFPFWPAKALRDKDGQVDARFFGQHDRAWVPINNCYLMSKEIPFSVKKTKSIFNSAMQEMEVYVENVRKKHSVFNYAPFRTPYTPNNLFQMLLDPSNPRKGTVMPEKQDKIKFNFDMTASPRTSMGKSVGHRMSDIPRSPMSTNSSVHTGSDLEQDVSEKGTRIPSSHYSTGEDSMDCTASPACLKTTGSPKPILTTPLKQERMQNAASILNLNLDRIKAEMDLKELSETVQQQQQQSPSVLLTSPRKTTRSLDKTIESCKAQLGIDEISEDVYQGVDHSDTDDSDKSDSSDSEYASEEEPNLKNATKNEDHEDVVLKNKKRPRPTSSQPQNNKNQSQNVTEKLASEPPLKKRTGGVSEKEGQEKPRVNQQTQSHREKPAAGREGKAGTVDADSDSERELVIDLGEEHGGKERKKPKKEASSLSNSTTKDNAAIKTEGKAVATASPSVSPSTVLSASSTNPSATQSALKTPNSTSAPPVTPASTTSAPATTAATNSSTSTMVRKQRPLLPKETAQSGQASVVWNQTGSKIQTSSPKWHLQKVQKQQHGSQSQSTAASSNATRYQTRQSAKAVQQKEPSSGPSSSVLAGDFLIPPASADVAADIAKYTSKIMDAIKGTMNEMYSDLSKSTTGNTIAEIRRLRIEIEKLQWLHQQELSEMKHNLELTMAEMRQSLEQERERLVSEVKKQMEVEKQQAVDETKKKQWCANCKKEAIFYCCWNTSYCDYPCQQAHWPEHMKSCTQSDSPVSFNLLKHTATASQQEPEEEASTVPVPKTSGQSPKTQHSSPANKSSPTHKTPSPTTDNTKASSAVSVS; from the exons ATGGATGTATCAGAACCACCTAAAG TTTCTGATTTAGGATCAGCAGATGCAACACTGGCAAGTCAAAAACGGAAAGCACCCAGTCCCCCACACTCCTCTAATGGCCATTCGCCATCTGACACATCACCCAGTGCTGTCAAGAAGAAAAGGAAACCTGGCCTAGGCATCAGCAACAATAAAGATCAG TGTGAGCTAAGACATGGTCCATTTTACTATGTCAAGCAGCCTGCACTCACCGCAGACCCTGTTGATGTTGTGCCacaggatggaaggaatgactTCTACTGTTGGATGTGCCACCGTGAAGGCCAGGTGCTCTGCTGTGAGCTCTGCCCACGTGTGTACCATGCCAAGTGCCTCAAACTGGCCGCTGAGCCTGAAGGCGACTGGTTCTGTCCAGAGTGTGAG AAAATAACAGTAGCAGAATGCATCGAGAGTCAAAGCAAGGCAATGACCATGCTGAATCTGGAACAACTGTCTTACTTGTTGAAGTTTGCCCTGCAGAAAATGAAGCAGCCAGGG ACAGAGCCATTTCAGAAACCAGTCTCTCTGGAGCAGCATCCTGACTATGCTGAGTACATCTTCAACCCGATGGACCTGTGTACCTTAGAGAAG AATATTAAAAAGAAGATGTACGGCTGCACCGAGGCATTTTTGGCAGACGTAAAATGGATCCTGCAcaactgtattatttataacgGCG GAAATCATAAACTTACTGCAACAGCAAAGGTTATTGTCAAGATCTGTGAACATGAG ATGAACGAAATTGAAGTTTGTCCAGAGTGCTACCTGTCAGCTTGCCAAAAGCGAGACAACTGGTTCTGTGAACCATGT TCTCCACCCCATCCACTGGTGTGGGCTAAGCTGAAAGGTTTTCCTTTCTGGCCTGCTAAAGCTCTGAGGGACAAAGATGGCCAGGTAGATGCTCGGTTCTTTGGCCAACATGACAG agCCTGGGTGCCCATTAACAACTGCTACCTCATGTCAAAAGAGATTCCCTTCTCTGTAAAGAAGACTAAGAGCATCTTCAACAGTGCAATGCAAGAGATGGAGGTTTACGTGGAAAATGTACGCAAGAAGCACAGCGTGTTTAATTACGCCCCGTTCAGAACACCGTATACACCCAACAACCTGTTCCAGATGCTGCTGGACCCAAGTAACCCCAGGAAAGGTACAGTAATGCCAGAGAAACAGGACAAGATCAAGTTCAACTTTGACATGACTGCATCTCCCAGGACATCAATGGGTAAAAGTGTGGGACACAGGATGAGTGACATACCCAGGTCTCCAATGAGCACCAATTCCTCAGTCCACACAGGGTCAGACCTTGAGCAGGATGTTTCGGAGAAAGGAACAAGAATCCCATCTAGCCACTACAGCACTGGGGAAGACTCTATGGATTGTACAG CATCTCCAGCATGTCTGAAGACCACAGGTAGCCCAAAACCAATCCTAACGACACCTCTTAAACAGGAGAGAATGCAGAATGCAGCCAGTATCCTCAACCTAAATCTTG ATCGCATTAAGGCAGAAATGGACCTGAAGGAGCTGAGTGAGACTgtacagcaacagcagcagcaaagcCCATCAGTACTTCTTACCTCCCCCAGAAAAACCACCAGAAGTCTGGATAAGACCATAGAAAGCTGCAAGGCCCAACTAG gGATCGATGAAATATCTGAGGATGTGTACCAAGGCGTGGATCACAGTGACACTGATGATTCTGACAAGTCTGACTCCAGTGACAGCGAGTATGCAAGCGAAGAGGAGCCGAACCTGAAAAACGCAACAAAGAATGAAGACCACGAAGATGTCgtccttaaaaacaaaaaaagacccaGGCCTACATCTTCACAACcgcaaaacaataaaaaccagTCTCAGAATGTGACTGAGAAGCTGGCTTCGGAGCCTCCACTGAAAAAGAGAACTGGAGGTGTTTCGGAAAAAGAAGGCCAGGAAAAGCCCAGGGTAAACCAACAGACCCAGTCACACAGAGAGAAACCTGCAGCTGGCCGCGAAGGAAAGGCTGGAACTGTGGATGCAGATTCCGACTCGGAAAGAGAACTTGTGATTGACCTTGGTGAGGAGcatggaggaaaagagaggaagaaaccaaaaaaagaagCTTCATCATTATCCAACTCTACGACCAAAGACAATGCAGCCATTAAAACTGAAG gaAAGGCTGTGGCAACTGCCAGTCCGTCAGTCTCTCCATCTACAGTACTGTCTGCGTCATCCACCAACCCCAGTGCTACTCAGTCAGCCTTAAAGACACCAAACAGCACCTCTGCCCCACCCGTTACCCCTGCCAGCACCACCTCTGCACCAGCAACTACTGCAGCAACAAATTCCTCTACGTCTACTATGGTAAGGAAACAGCGCCCTCTGCTGCCAAAGGAGACAGCACAGTCTGGTCAGGCATCCGTGGTTTGGAACCAGACGGGGAGTAAAATCCAGACATCCTCTCCAAAATGGCACCTGCAGAAGGTTCAGAAGCAGCAACATGGCTCACAGTCTCAAAGCACAGCAGCTTCCAGCAATGCCACCCGTTACCAGACCAGGCAGTCTGCTAAAG CTGTCCAGCAAAAAGAGCCCTCGTCTGGGCCCTCCAGTTCAGTCCTGGCTGGggacttccttattccacccgCCTCTGCTGATGTAGCAGCTGATATCGCCAAGTACACCTCTAAA ATAATGGATGCCATTAAAGGAACAATGAATGAGATGTACAGCGACCTATCCAAAAGCACAACAGGAAACACTATTGCTGAG ATACGACGGTTGCGAATCGAGATTGAGAAGCTCCAATGGCTGCATCAGCAAGAGCTTTCGGAAATGAAGCATAATCTGG AACTGACTATGGCAGAGATGAGACAAAGTTTGGAGCAAGAGCGGGAAAGGCTTGTGTCGGAGGTAAAGAAGCAGATGGAGGTGGAAAAACAGCAGGCTGTGGATGAAACCAAGAAGAAGCAGTGGTGTGCCAACTGTAAGAAGGAGGCCATTTTCTACTGCTGTTGGAATACCAGCTACTGTGATTATCCCTGCCAACAAGCGCACTGGCCTGAACACATGAAATCCTGCACGCAGTCCG attcccCGGTTTCTTTCAACCTACTAAAACATACTG CCACTGCATCACAGCAGGAGCCAGAGGAAGAGGCCTCTACAGTTCCGGTACCAAAAACCTCAGGACAATCACCTAAAACCCAGCATTCTTCGCCAGCCAACAAAAGTTCACCAACACACAAAACCCCTTCACCCACTACAGACAACACTAAAGCAAGCTCCGCAGTCTCGGTTTCCTAA